From one Sphingobacteriales bacterium genomic stretch:
- a CDS encoding T9SS type A sorting domain-containing protein, which translates to MIRFYTILFLICYIGFTACMAGNPDFDARRTTYIDYALNNVNSDALSIQAAKGIPVNQQELTAILANVSTRSTADFDIIKLVRILLLSNGEYDSQILPVLAPLPFWLEANEDNREYWSENHMIMWMASDWLLHEKYGKVVDSTLDRRLRHYLKLKLQYGFYEFNSTTYAPYCLTGLLNLADFSQDAEIKSLATQVSQKLLKEELLLLTNDRGVLFPTAGRNYPGKYETAYGANHNNLIYLLTGLGEVENGPSHAGAFLATTTVPLDDVINSWKPNLDTVYTSGHTLQNGINNINNMMSTKDKVIFQWSSGAYFHPDVSYSTFKLLKDLNLWDHFEFADFRQYSFLPTDLAPVIAEIASPISKSSGIYNPKIAIFKNKSVTLSSLQDFWKGKLGYQQFPIMVNAGTSAVFTLSGKPDTDWDNRPSHNANTHLPYVQQKSNVALVMYRPEKGLALFGYKDEKLDVALHFKPDKMDEVRESGKWLLGREGDGYVAVRRSCTGEINGVRACENPDGQTWVFMVGNADMYGSFDNFQQIIEQSQYEEKWYFNLPTLQWVYYSKITVDGKTLEYAWNGDIFSGPTQTPTALLNSSKDVKQLTIYPNPATDAVKVDVPLSLRSATLRIFDIKGSEIYSENLAAPPPGNTVNITTKDWTEGMYMLLLENQQDVYTQKLLIKK; encoded by the coding sequence ATGATTCGATTTTACACCATTTTATTTCTGATTTGTTATATCGGTTTTACTGCCTGCATGGCGGGTAACCCTGATTTTGATGCCAGAAGAACAACCTATATTGACTATGCCTTAAATAATGTCAATTCAGACGCTCTGAGCATTCAGGCTGCAAAAGGAATCCCCGTCAACCAACAGGAATTAACCGCTATTTTAGCTAATGTCTCAACCAGATCTACTGCAGATTTTGATATCATAAAATTAGTCCGGATTCTGCTGTTATCAAACGGAGAATATGACAGTCAGATACTGCCGGTTTTAGCACCACTTCCATTCTGGTTAGAAGCAAATGAGGATAACAGGGAGTATTGGTCAGAAAATCATATGATCATGTGGATGGCATCTGACTGGTTACTGCATGAGAAATACGGAAAAGTGGTAGACAGTACTTTAGACAGAAGGTTACGTCATTATCTGAAATTGAAATTGCAATACGGTTTTTATGAGTTCAATTCAACCACCTATGCCCCCTATTGCTTAACAGGATTGTTAAATCTGGCAGATTTCTCGCAAGATGCCGAAATCAAAAGCCTGGCAACACAGGTTTCACAAAAATTATTAAAAGAAGAACTGTTACTGCTTACCAATGACAGAGGTGTATTATTTCCCACTGCCGGAAGAAATTATCCCGGAAAATATGAAACCGCTTATGGCGCAAATCATAATAACCTGATTTATCTGTTAACCGGTTTGGGTGAAGTTGAAAATGGTCCTTCTCATGCCGGTGCCTTTTTAGCAACTACAACAGTTCCGCTAGATGATGTAATCAATTCATGGAAACCCAACTTAGATACTGTTTATACTTCAGGTCACACCTTACAGAATGGCATTAACAATATTAACAATATGATGTCCACTAAAGACAAGGTTATCTTCCAATGGAGTTCTGGTGCCTATTTTCACCCGGATGTTTCCTATTCCACTTTCAAATTATTAAAAGACTTGAATTTATGGGACCACTTTGAATTTGCCGATTTCAGACAATATTCCTTTTTACCTACAGATCTGGCACCGGTTATTGCGGAAATCGCCAGTCCTATCAGCAAAAGTTCCGGTATATATAATCCGAAAATCGCTATTTTCAAAAATAAATCGGTCACCCTATCATCCTTACAGGATTTCTGGAAAGGGAAATTAGGTTATCAGCAATTTCCAATTATGGTAAACGCCGGAACAAGTGCCGTATTTACACTTTCAGGAAAACCCGATACTGACTGGGATAACAGACCTTCTCACAATGCAAATACACATTTGCCTTATGTACAGCAAAAATCAAATGTAGCATTGGTGATGTATCGTCCGGAAAAGGGATTGGCTTTATTCGGCTATAAAGATGAAAAACTGGATGTTGCCCTTCACTTTAAACCCGATAAAATGGATGAAGTCCGGGAGAGCGGCAAGTGGCTGTTAGGGCGCGAAGGTGATGGTTATGTTGCCGTTCGAAGAAGCTGTACAGGCGAAATAAACGGTGTCAGGGCCTGTGAGAATCCCGACGGGCAAACGTGGGTGTTTATGGTTGGCAATGCCGATATGTATGGCAGTTTTGACAATTTCCAGCAAATTATTGAACAATCGCAGTACGAAGAAAAATGGTATTTCAATTTACCTACCTTACAATGGGTTTACTATTCAAAAATAACAGTGGATGGAAAGACCTTGGAATATGCCTGGAACGGTGATATCTTTTCCGGTCCGACACAAACTCCAACTGCCCTACTAAACAGCAGCAAAGATGTCAAACAATTGACCATTTATCCCAATCCGGCCACAGATGCTGTGAAGGTAGACGTACCTCTGTCCCTGCGTTCGGCAACACTCCGAATATTTGACATCAAAGGTTCTGAGATTTATTCCGAAAATCTGGCAGCACCTCCGCCGGGCAATACAGTAAATATTACAACTAAAGACTGGACAGAAGGCATGTATATGCTTTTACTCGAAAATCAGCAGGATGTTTACACCCAAAAACTACTTATCAAAAAATAA
- a CDS encoding glycoside hydrolase family 88 protein encodes MTTKILIGLSFLIFSMHQHSHAQSWVDTLDTYAREKYLPPSKFHWNWMNASLLYTMIRQYDNSEQDKKKIYLEYVRTAMDKTYPIANGKIPNAVASGIGMAFLARITGEEKYKRACQKIYSDYLKIKRTKDGGVSHLRKDLELWDDTIFMIGQFLLEMFRATGDTAYLDELMLQIRVHRDKLQDKEWGLWVHGWDSDRKSHCTFCGQLNWPDKTTGRSAEIWGRGNGWIVVTLSDALETVPKDNPYWPELAGYLKEMLVHLPELQNKQNGHWYQLPVRPQEPENYIESSSTAMFSYGITKALQFGIVTDSAYRKSIDSAYKGLRKYSITEVSEKYITTKNVCKGTCIGDKNYYLKRKIKNEKPYSIGMFIRFGSTYEKL; translated from the coding sequence ATGACAACAAAAATACTGATAGGGTTAAGCTTTTTGATTTTTTCCATGCACCAGCATAGCCATGCACAATCCTGGGTTGATACGCTGGATACCTATGCCCGGGAAAAATACCTGCCCCCCTCGAAGTTTCATTGGAACTGGATGAACGCTTCCCTGCTGTATACGATGATCAGGCAATACGATAACAGCGAACAGGATAAAAAGAAAATCTATCTTGAGTATGTCCGTACTGCGATGGATAAAACCTACCCGATTGCAAATGGGAAAATACCGAATGCCGTGGCTTCCGGAATCGGGATGGCTTTCCTTGCCAGAATCACCGGGGAAGAGAAGTATAAAAGAGCCTGTCAGAAAATCTATTCGGATTACTTAAAGATAAAGCGAACCAAAGACGGAGGTGTTTCTCATCTGAGAAAAGATTTGGAGTTATGGGACGACACCATCTTTATGATCGGTCAGTTTTTGCTCGAAATGTTCAGAGCCACCGGCGATACCGCCTATCTCGATGAACTAATGCTGCAAATCCGTGTACACCGTGATAAACTGCAGGATAAAGAATGGGGATTATGGGTACATGGCTGGGACAGCGACCGGAAATCTCACTGTACCTTTTGCGGCCAGTTAAACTGGCCGGATAAAACAACCGGCAGAAGTGCCGAAATCTGGGGACGAGGCAACGGGTGGATCGTAGTGACATTATCCGATGCGCTGGAGACGGTGCCTAAAGATAATCCGTACTGGCCGGAACTGGCCGGATATTTAAAGGAAATGCTGGTGCATCTGCCGGAACTGCAAAATAAACAGAACGGACACTGGTACCAATTGCCCGTACGCCCGCAGGAACCTGAAAACTATATTGAAAGCTCCAGTACTGCCATGTTTTCCTATGGAATTACCAAAGCCCTTCAGTTCGGTATCGTTACAGATTCAGCCTACAGAAAAAGTATAGATTCTGCATACAAAGGATTGCGCAAATACAGTATAACAGAGGTTTCTGAAAAATACATTACTACTAAAAACGTTTGCAAGGGAACCTGTATAGGTGATAAGAACTACTACCTGAAACGCAAAATAAAAAACGAAAAACCCTACAGTATAGGCATGTTTATCCGTTTTGGCAGCACATATGAAAAATTATAA
- a CDS encoding heavy-metal-associated domain-containing protein: MQSEKIIIANLKCDGCATTIKNKLNELEGVESVMVNHDEDSVTVLHSGAVQREAITQKLHSLGYPEATEENGLLLQLKSYASCMIGRMNK, encoded by the coding sequence ATGCAATCGGAAAAAATCATCATCGCCAACCTAAAATGTGACGGCTGTGCGACAACGATAAAAAACAAACTGAACGAACTGGAAGGTGTGGAGAGTGTAATGGTGAATCATGATGAAGACTCGGTGACGGTTCTGCATTCCGGTGCTGTACAAAGGGAAGCCATTACACAAAAACTTCATTCACTCGGTTATCCGGAAGCCACAGAAGAGAATGGTCTGTTGCTGCAGTTGAAAAGCTATGCCAGCTGCATGATAGGACGAATGAACAAGTAG
- a CDS encoding DNA-binding protein encodes MKFTVGEKVQLEIGRPTNLGIHVLINGTQDAMLYHNEIFQPLTLGQITDGYIKTIRSDGKIDVSLQPQGFHKVIEQNCSGILDKLKAGKGILKLTDKSTPTEIQQEVNMSKKAFKAAIGQLYKQKKITIGQDGIYAVKK; translated from the coding sequence ATGAAATTTACGGTTGGTGAAAAAGTGCAGTTGGAAATCGGCAGACCAACGAATCTGGGTATTCATGTGCTGATAAACGGCACACAGGATGCCATGCTGTACCACAATGAAATATTTCAGCCGCTGACCTTAGGGCAAATCACGGATGGCTATATCAAAACGATACGCAGTGACGGAAAGATTGATGTCAGCCTGCAGCCGCAGGGTTTTCACAAGGTCATAGAACAGAATTGTTCGGGGATACTGGATAAACTGAAGGCAGGAAAAGGAATACTGAAACTCACCGATAAAAGTACTCCAACAGAAATACAGCAGGAAGTGAACATGAGTAAGAAAGCCTTTAAAGCCGCTATCGGTCAACTGTACAAACAAAAGAAAATTACCATCGGCCAGGATGGTATTTATGCGGTAAAAAAATAA
- a CDS encoding ABC transporter ATP-binding protein, whose amino-acid sequence MSELLLDVKNLVTEFKTESGIVKAVDDVSFQVNKGEVVGIVGESGSGKSVTSLSVMRLIPHPPGQITGGQINYYRDGKTAIDLVKIPEQEMRSFRGNEISMIFQEPMTSLNPVFTCGNQVMEAIMLHQKISKKDAETKTLDLFAQVKLPNPERILKSYPHQLSGGQKQRVMIAMAMSCQPKILIADEPTTALDVTVQKTILELINELSRQTGMSTIFITHDLGVIAEIADKVVVMYKGKIVEQGTVLEIFSNPRHPYTKGLLACRPPLGKRLSKLPVIADFMEEKDGIITEKAADMNALVEAFVVSEATTQKRYENLQQQTPILQLKNIQTWFPSKTNIFGKPLDYVKAVDDVSFDVNEGETLGLVGESGCGKTTLGRTILRLVEPTGGKAVFDGKDIFNLDQTELKLLREHMQIIFQDPYSSLNPRMTIGNAILEPMQVHNKYGNNAERKDKVIELLEKVNMKAEHFQRYPHEFSGGQRQRICIARALALNPKFIICDESVSALDVSVQAQVLNLLIQLREEFKFTYIFISHDLSVVKFMSDRMVVMNKGRIEEMGLADEIYNNPQQEYTKKLIAAIPKGNVEDIRARFVRV is encoded by the coding sequence ATGAGTGAATTACTTTTAGACGTTAAGAACTTAGTAACAGAATTTAAAACGGAAAGCGGTATTGTGAAAGCGGTAGATGATGTTTCGTTTCAGGTAAATAAAGGGGAAGTAGTCGGTATTGTAGGGGAGTCCGGTTCCGGCAAATCGGTCACATCGTTGTCTGTAATGCGACTGATTCCCCATCCTCCCGGACAAATTACAGGCGGACAAATCAACTATTACCGTGATGGAAAAACAGCCATTGACCTCGTAAAGATTCCGGAACAGGAAATGCGGTCGTTTCGTGGGAATGAAATTTCCATGATTTTTCAGGAGCCGATGACATCCCTCAATCCGGTGTTTACCTGCGGCAATCAGGTGATGGAAGCGATCATGCTGCACCAGAAGATTTCTAAAAAAGATGCGGAAACTAAAACACTGGATTTATTTGCGCAGGTGAAACTGCCCAATCCGGAAAGAATCTTAAAATCCTATCCGCATCAGTTATCCGGCGGACAAAAGCAGCGTGTGATGATTGCGATGGCGATGAGTTGTCAGCCAAAAATACTAATAGCCGATGAGCCGACCACTGCGCTGGATGTTACGGTCCAAAAAACAATATTGGAACTGATTAACGAACTCAGCCGTCAGACAGGCATGTCCACGATTTTCATTACGCATGATTTAGGTGTCATTGCGGAAATAGCTGATAAGGTGGTGGTGATGTATAAGGGAAAGATTGTTGAACAGGGAACTGTTTTGGAAATTTTTTCCAATCCCAGACATCCATATACGAAAGGACTGCTGGCCTGCCGTCCGCCACTCGGAAAAAGGCTGAGCAAACTGCCGGTCATTGCAGATTTTATGGAGGAGAAGGACGGTATCATTACAGAGAAGGCAGCCGATATGAATGCGCTGGTCGAAGCATTCGTGGTCAGTGAAGCAACCACGCAAAAACGATATGAAAACCTGCAGCAGCAAACACCGATTCTGCAGTTGAAGAATATACAAACCTGGTTTCCGTCTAAAACCAATATTTTTGGCAAGCCGCTGGATTACGTCAAGGCAGTAGATGATGTGTCGTTTGATGTGAATGAGGGCGAAACACTTGGATTGGTTGGAGAAAGCGGATGCGGAAAAACAACATTGGGCAGGACGATTTTGAGATTGGTGGAACCAACAGGCGGTAAGGCTGTTTTTGACGGCAAAGATATTTTCAACTTAGACCAGACTGAACTAAAACTGCTGCGTGAACACATGCAGATTATTTTTCAGGATCCGTATTCTTCCCTGAATCCGAGGATGACGATAGGTAATGCCATTCTGGAGCCGATGCAGGTGCACAATAAATATGGCAACAACGCCGAGCGGAAGGATAAGGTGATTGAATTGCTGGAAAAGGTCAATATGAAAGCGGAGCATTTTCAGCGCTACCCGCATGAGTTTTCCGGTGGTCAGCGTCAGCGTATCTGTATCGCACGAGCCCTGGCATTGAATCCGAAATTTATCATTTGCGATGAGTCCGTTTCCGCGCTGGATGTTTCCGTTCAGGCTCAGGTATTGAACCTCCTGATCCAGCTGCGGGAAGAGTTTAAATTCACCTACATCTTCATTTCACACGATTTATCGGTGGTGAAATTTATGAGCGACAGGATGGTGGTGATGAACAAAGGCAGGATTGAGGAGATGGGACTTGCGGATGAAATCTATAACAACCCGCAGCAGGAATACACCAAAAAACTGATAGCCGCCATACCGAAAGGGAATGTGGAAGATATTCGCGCCAGATTTGTACGCGTATAA
- a CDS encoding 3'-5' exonuclease — MLDNMKMEDILFIDIETVPGVRSFHELDAYVQELWEEKKGRHKGENDEPEDFYFNNAGIFAEFGKIICISVGWLAQDGMFQGFELRSFAGDDEVKLLKDFSFFLKKQASLRSMVCCGHNIKEFDVPYICRRMLIHNLKLPDYFESLQAKKPWEAGLLDTMDLWKFGDYKNYISLKLLAHCLGIPSPKDDISGKDVGRVYWQDNGLQRIITYCQKDVLTTAQIVLKLKGLSLISDSNVKINQ; from the coding sequence ATGCTGGATAATATGAAAATGGAGGATATTCTTTTTATTGATATTGAAACCGTGCCGGGCGTTAGATCTTTTCACGAGCTGGATGCTTATGTTCAGGAATTATGGGAAGAAAAGAAAGGCAGACATAAAGGGGAAAATGACGAACCGGAAGATTTCTATTTTAATAACGCCGGCATATTTGCGGAATTCGGAAAAATAATTTGCATTTCAGTTGGCTGGCTGGCACAGGATGGCATGTTTCAGGGATTTGAACTCCGATCATTTGCCGGCGATGATGAAGTTAAGTTATTAAAAGACTTCTCCTTCTTCTTAAAAAAGCAAGCAAGCCTTAGAAGTATGGTTTGCTGCGGTCATAACATCAAAGAATTTGACGTACCTTATATTTGTAGAAGAATGCTGATTCATAATCTCAAATTGCCGGATTATTTTGAAAGCCTGCAGGCTAAGAAACCCTGGGAAGCCGGATTGCTGGATACCATGGATTTGTGGAAATTCGGAGACTACAAAAACTATATTTCCCTGAAATTACTGGCACATTGCCTTGGAATTCCTTCGCCCAAAGACGACATTTCCGGCAAAGACGTTGGGAGGGTTTACTGGCAAGATAACGGGTTGCAGCGAATTATCACCTATTGTCAGAAAGATGTATTGACAACCGCGCAAATAGTTTTAAAATTGAAAGGATTATCCTTAATTTCGGATAGTAATGTTAAAATAAACCAATAG